The Streptomyces sp. NBC_01197 genome window below encodes:
- the galU gene encoding UTP--glucose-1-phosphate uridylyltransferase GalU: MTQLPPRISKAVIPAAGLGTRFLPATKATPKEMLPVVDKPAIQYVVEEAVSAGLSDVLMITGRNKRPLEDHFDRNYELESALTRKGDAEKLARVQESSDLATIHYVRQGDPRGLGHAVLCAAPHVGDQPFAVLLGDDLIDPRDPLLARMVEIQEREGGSVIALMEVEPAQIHLYGCAAVEPTGESDVVKVTDLVEKPAVADAPSNLAIIGRYVLDPAVFEILRKTEPGRGNEIQLTDALQQLAHDEKAGGPVHGVVFKGRRYDTGDRGDYLRAIVRLACEREDLGPDFKAWLRRYVTEEM, from the coding sequence ATGACTCAGTTGCCACCCCGGATCAGCAAGGCTGTCATTCCGGCAGCAGGCCTCGGCACCCGGTTCCTGCCGGCCACCAAGGCCACTCCCAAAGAGATGCTGCCCGTGGTGGACAAACCGGCTATTCAGTACGTCGTCGAGGAGGCCGTCTCGGCCGGTCTCTCCGACGTACTCATGATCACCGGTCGTAACAAGCGTCCGCTGGAGGACCACTTCGACCGCAACTACGAGCTGGAGTCGGCGCTCACCCGCAAGGGTGACGCCGAGAAGCTCGCCAGGGTCCAGGAGTCCAGCGACCTCGCGACCATCCACTACGTCCGCCAGGGCGACCCCAGGGGACTGGGCCACGCCGTCCTGTGCGCGGCCCCGCACGTCGGCGACCAGCCCTTCGCGGTCCTGCTCGGCGACGACCTGATCGACCCGCGCGACCCGCTGCTGGCCCGCATGGTGGAGATCCAGGAGCGCGAGGGCGGCAGTGTGATCGCCCTCATGGAGGTCGAGCCGGCCCAGATCCATCTGTACGGCTGCGCGGCCGTGGAGCCGACCGGTGAGTCGGACGTGGTCAAGGTCACCGATCTGGTGGAGAAGCCCGCCGTGGCCGATGCCCCCAGCAATCTCGCGATCATCGGCCGCTACGTCCTGGACCCCGCCGTCTTCGAAATACTGCGCAAGACCGAGCCCGGCCGCGGCAACGAGATCCAGCTCACCGATGCCCTCCAGCAGCTCGCCCACGACGAGAAGGCCGGCGGCCCGGTGCACGGTGTCGTCTTCAAGGGCCGCCGCTATGACACCGGCGACCGGGGCGACTATCTGCGTGCCATTGTGAGACTCGCATGCGAACGTGAGGACCTGGGCCCGGACTTCAAGGCCTGGCTTCGCCGTTATGTCACCGAGGAGATGTAG
- a CDS encoding 5-formyltetrahydrofolate cyclo-ligase encodes MVPANFDKTSLRRQLLAARALLSPDDVRSAATVLAGHAVALPELARARTVAAYVSVGREPGTRPLLDALRARGVRVLLPVLLPDNDLDWGAYEGADSLVPAGRGLREPDGARLGVHAVLDADAVLLPGLAVDGRGMRLGRGGGSYDRVLARLARAEAHPALVVLLYGDEVVARVPEEPHDHPVHAVVTPEGIRRFSG; translated from the coding sequence ATGGTGCCCGCAAACTTCGACAAAACATCTCTGCGACGGCAACTCCTGGCCGCACGCGCCCTCCTGTCCCCCGATGACGTGCGATCGGCCGCCACGGTCCTCGCCGGGCACGCCGTCGCACTCCCGGAACTCGCGCGGGCGCGCACCGTCGCGGCCTATGTCTCGGTCGGCCGTGAGCCGGGCACCCGCCCGCTCCTGGACGCGCTGCGCGCTCGCGGGGTCCGGGTGCTGCTTCCGGTACTGCTGCCCGACAACGACCTCGACTGGGGCGCGTACGAGGGCGCGGACTCGCTGGTGCCCGCCGGGCGCGGGCTCCGTGAGCCGGACGGCGCACGGCTCGGCGTACACGCGGTACTCGACGCCGACGCCGTCCTGCTGCCCGGACTCGCCGTCGACGGGCGCGGGATGCGGCTGGGGCGCGGCGGCGGAAGCTACGACCGGGTGCTCGCCCGGCTCGCACGGGCGGAAGCGCACCCCGCCCTGGTGGTGCTGCTGTACGGCGACGAGGTGGTCGCACGGGTCCCGGAGGAACCGCACGACCACCCCGTACACGCGGTGGTGACCCCGGAAGGGATCCGCCGCTTCAGCGGCTGA
- a CDS encoding penicillin acylase family protein, producing the protein MPAATTTAAPSGTNPGTKSRRKKGHRARLIVIVVVLALVAGIGYGAYWGVSTVRASLPQTTGEIKVPGLSGNVDVKRDSYGVPQIYADTDADLFRAQGYVQAQDRFYEMDVRRHMTSGRLSEMFGSGQVKTDSFLRTLGWHRVAQQEYDTKLSPETKKNLQAYSAGVNAYLKGKDGKQISVEYAALNLTNDYKPDAWTPVDSVAWLKAMAWDLRGNMQDEIDRSLMTSRLSTQQISDLYPSYPYNRNKPIVQQGGIDPVTGKFDQNAKPGGAVGGSDTATGAVQGMQSQLSSLSDTLDKIPTLLGPSGSGIGSNSWVVSGDLTTTGKPLLANDPHLAPQLPSLWYQMGLHCRTISSSCHYDAAGYTFSGMPGVVIGHNQNISWGFTNLGADVTDLYLEKVTDNGYLYNGEEKPFRTREETIKVAGGKSRQIVVRETNNGPLVSDRDTELAKVGQTAPVTSAAPDRGNGYAVALKWTALQPGNSMDAVFDLDKAKDWTGFRAAAKNFDVPSQNLIYADTKGNIGYQAPGSIPIRSKGDDGTMPAPGWDPKYAWKGTIPFGQLPYEYNPKRGYIVTANQAVIDPKKYPYLITDDWGYGTRSRRITDLIESKTKDGGKISTEDMQKMQLDNSSEIAKLLTPLLLKLNIKDPYVRQAQKLLEGWDYTQESDSAAAAYFNAVWRNVLKLAFGEKLPKELRVEGQCLNVPPADSAAGPADKQNKLVRECGERSADSAQPDGGDRWFEVVRKLLDKPDSDWWKTPKTRLDKATHNRDELLGRAMKDARWELTAKLGKDVDTWNWGRLHQLMLNNQTLGTDGPGILKRVLNRGPFNLGGGEAAVDATGWNAAGGYGVVWVPSMRMVVNLKDLDKSQWINLTGESGHAYSAHYTDQTDKWANGELLNWSFSKGAVDRSTVDTLVLKP; encoded by the coding sequence ATGCCCGCCGCCACCACCACAGCCGCCCCTTCCGGCACGAATCCCGGCACGAAATCCCGTAGGAAGAAAGGGCATCGCGCCAGGCTGATCGTGATCGTCGTGGTGCTGGCGCTCGTCGCGGGTATCGGGTACGGGGCGTACTGGGGTGTGAGCACCGTGCGGGCGTCCCTTCCGCAGACGACCGGTGAGATCAAGGTCCCCGGCCTGTCCGGCAACGTCGACGTCAAGCGGGACAGTTACGGCGTACCGCAGATCTACGCGGACACCGACGCCGACCTCTTCCGCGCGCAGGGCTACGTCCAGGCCCAGGACCGCTTCTACGAGATGGACGTCCGGCGCCACATGACGTCCGGCCGGCTCTCCGAGATGTTCGGATCGGGCCAGGTCAAGACCGACTCCTTCCTGCGCACGCTCGGCTGGCACCGGGTCGCGCAGCAGGAGTACGACACCAAGCTGTCGCCGGAGACGAAGAAGAACCTCCAGGCGTACTCGGCCGGGGTCAACGCGTACCTGAAGGGCAAGGACGGCAAGCAGATCTCCGTCGAGTACGCGGCCCTGAACCTCACCAACGACTACAAGCCCGACGCCTGGACGCCGGTCGACTCGGTGGCCTGGCTCAAGGCGATGGCCTGGGACCTGCGCGGCAATATGCAGGACGAGATCGACCGGTCGCTGATGACCTCGCGGCTGAGCACCCAGCAGATCAGCGACCTGTACCCGTCCTACCCGTACAACCGGAACAAGCCGATCGTGCAGCAGGGCGGCATCGACCCGGTCACCGGGAAGTTCGACCAGAACGCGAAGCCGGGCGGCGCCGTGGGCGGTTCGGACACCGCGACCGGCGCGGTCCAGGGCATGCAGTCGCAGCTCTCCTCGCTCTCGGACACCCTGGACAAGATCCCGACGCTGCTCGGCCCGAGCGGCAGCGGCATCGGCTCCAACTCCTGGGTGGTATCCGGCGATCTGACGACCACGGGCAAACCGCTGCTGGCCAACGACCCGCACCTGGCGCCGCAACTGCCGTCCCTCTGGTACCAGATGGGCCTGCACTGCCGGACCATCTCCAGCAGCTGCCACTACGACGCCGCCGGCTACACCTTCTCCGGTATGCCCGGCGTGGTCATCGGCCACAACCAGAACATCTCCTGGGGTTTCACCAACCTCGGCGCCGATGTCACCGACCTCTATCTGGAGAAGGTCACCGACAACGGCTATCTGTACAACGGCGAGGAGAAGCCCTTCAGGACCCGCGAGGAGACCATCAAGGTCGCCGGCGGCAAGTCGCGGCAGATCGTCGTACGCGAGACGAACAACGGCCCGCTGGTCTCCGACCGGGACACCGAACTGGCGAAGGTCGGCCAGACGGCGCCCGTGACCTCGGCCGCCCCGGACCGCGGCAACGGCTACGCGGTGGCCCTCAAGTGGACCGCGCTCCAGCCGGGCAATTCGATGGACGCGGTCTTCGACCTGGACAAGGCCAAGGACTGGACCGGCTTCCGGGCCGCCGCCAAGAACTTCGACGTCCCCTCACAGAACCTGATCTACGCCGACACCAAGGGCAACATCGGCTACCAGGCGCCCGGCTCCATCCCGATCCGCTCCAAGGGCGACGACGGCACGATGCCCGCTCCGGGCTGGGACCCCAAGTACGCCTGGAAGGGCACGATCCCCTTCGGCCAGCTGCCCTACGAGTACAACCCGAAGCGCGGCTACATCGTCACCGCCAACCAGGCCGTGATCGACCCGAAGAAGTACCCGTACCTGATCACCGATGACTGGGGCTACGGCACCCGCAGCCGGCGGATCACCGACCTCATCGAGTCGAAGACCAAGGACGGCGGGAAGATCTCGACCGAGGACATGCAGAAGATGCAGCTGGACAACAGCAGCGAGATCGCCAAGCTGCTGACCCCGCTGCTGCTGAAGCTGAACATCAAGGACCCGTACGTCCGCCAGGCGCAGAAGCTCCTCGAAGGCTGGGACTACACACAGGAGTCGGACTCGGCGGCGGCCGCGTACTTCAACGCGGTCTGGCGCAACGTCCTCAAGCTGGCGTTCGGCGAGAAGCTGCCCAAGGAGCTGCGGGTCGAGGGCCAGTGCCTCAATGTGCCGCCCGCCGACAGCGCCGCGGGTCCCGCCGACAAACAGAACAAGCTGGTACGGGAGTGCGGTGAGCGCTCGGCCGACTCGGCTCAGCCGGATGGCGGCGACCGCTGGTTCGAGGTCGTGCGCAAGCTGCTCGACAAGCCGGACAGCGACTGGTGGAAGACACCGAAGACCCGTCTCGACAAGGCCACCCACAACCGCGACGAGCTGCTCGGGCGGGCCATGAAGGACGCCCGCTGGGAGCTGACCGCCAAGCTCGGCAAGGACGTCGACACCTGGAACTGGGGCCGGCTGCACCAGCTGATGCTCAATAACCAGACGCTCGGCACCGACGGCCCCGGCATCCTCAAGCGGGTGCTCAACCGCGGCCCGTTCAACCTGGGCGGCGGCGAGGCGGCGGTCGACGCCACCGGCTGGAACGCGGCCGGCGGGTACGGCGTCGTCTGGGTCCCCTCGATGCGGATGGTCGTGAACCTCAAGGACCTGGACAAGTCGCAGTGGATCAACCTGACCGGGGAGTCGGGGCACGCGTACAGCGCGCACTACACCGACCAGACGGACAAGTGGGCCAACGGCGAACTGCTCAACTGGTCGTTCAGCAAGGGCGCCGTGGACAGGAGCACGGTCGACACCCTGGTGCTCAAGCCGTGA
- a CDS encoding potassium/proton antiporter: MTVHHLNELLLICSLVLLIAVAAVRISSRSGLPSLLLYLGIGMAIGQDGIFNVKFDNVEMTQVIGYAALVVILTEGGLGTKWKEIRPVLPMAVVLSTVGVAVSVGITAAGGHYLVGLEWRQALIIGAVVSSTDAAAVFSVLRKVPLPARITGVLEAESGFNDAPVVILVIAFSTAGPVDHWYVLIGEIALELAIGASIGLAVGWLGSWGLRRVALPASGLYPIAVMAIAIMAYAAGAIAHGSGFLAVYLAAMLLGNAKLPHWPATRGFAEGLGWIAQIGMFVLLGLLVSPHELGSDFWPAVIVGLVLTMVARPVSVLLSLAPFRVPWQEQTLMSWAGLRGAVPVILATIPMVSGIDGSSRVFNIVFVLVVVYTLVQGPTLPWLARKLSLGEGADAAADLGIESAPLERLRGHLLSVAIPSESRMHGVEVGELRLPKGAAVTLVVRDGTSFVPQPSTVLRRGDELLVVATDPVRDAAEARLRAIGQGGKLAGWLASSGTMNRSA; the protein is encoded by the coding sequence CTGACTGTCCACCATCTCAACGAGCTCCTGCTCATCTGCTCGCTCGTCCTGCTGATCGCCGTGGCCGCCGTGCGCATCTCGTCGCGCAGCGGCCTCCCCAGCCTGCTGCTGTACCTCGGCATCGGGATGGCGATAGGCCAGGACGGCATCTTCAACGTCAAGTTCGACAACGTCGAGATGACGCAGGTGATCGGCTACGCCGCCCTGGTCGTGATCCTCACCGAGGGTGGCCTGGGCACCAAGTGGAAAGAGATCAGGCCGGTCCTGCCGATGGCCGTCGTGCTGTCGACGGTCGGCGTCGCGGTGAGCGTCGGGATCACCGCCGCCGGCGGGCACTACCTGGTCGGCCTCGAATGGCGCCAGGCCCTGATCATCGGCGCCGTGGTGTCGTCCACCGACGCCGCCGCGGTCTTCTCCGTGCTGCGCAAGGTGCCCCTGCCGGCCCGGATCACGGGTGTACTGGAGGCCGAGTCCGGCTTCAACGACGCCCCGGTGGTGATCCTGGTCATCGCGTTCTCGACGGCAGGGCCGGTCGACCACTGGTACGTACTGATCGGCGAGATCGCCCTGGAGCTGGCGATCGGCGCCTCGATCGGCCTCGCCGTCGGCTGGCTCGGATCGTGGGGGCTGCGCCGTGTCGCGCTGCCCGCTTCCGGCCTCTACCCGATCGCCGTGATGGCCATCGCGATCATGGCGTACGCGGCCGGTGCCATCGCGCACGGCAGTGGATTCCTCGCCGTCTACCTCGCCGCGATGCTGCTGGGGAACGCCAAGCTGCCGCACTGGCCGGCCACCCGCGGATTCGCCGAGGGGCTCGGCTGGATCGCCCAGATCGGGATGTTCGTCCTGCTCGGGCTGCTGGTGAGCCCGCACGAGCTGGGCAGCGACTTCTGGCCCGCGGTGATCGTGGGCCTGGTCCTGACGATGGTGGCGCGGCCGGTCTCCGTACTACTGAGCCTTGCGCCGTTCCGGGTGCCGTGGCAGGAGCAGACCCTGATGTCGTGGGCCGGGCTGCGCGGAGCCGTGCCCGTCATCCTGGCGACCATCCCGATGGTGTCCGGCATCGACGGCAGCTCCCGGGTCTTCAACATCGTCTTCGTGCTCGTCGTCGTCTACACCCTGGTGCAGGGGCCAACGCTCCCCTGGCTGGCCAGGAAGCTCAGCCTGGGCGAGGGCGCCGACGCCGCGGCGGACCTGGGCATCGAGTCGGCGCCGCTGGAGCGGCTGCGCGGGCATCTGCTGTCCGTGGCGATCCCCTCGGAGTCCCGGATGCACGGCGTCGAGGTCGGCGAGCTGCGGCTGCCCAAGGGCGCCGCCGTCACCCTGGTCGTCCGGGACGGCACGAGCTTCGTACCGCAGCCCTCGACGGTGCTGCGGCGGGGGGACGAGCTGCTGGTGGTGGCGACCGATCCGGTGCGCGACGCGGCCGAGGCACGGCTGCGGGCGATCGGCCAGGGCGGAAAGCTGGCGGGATGGCTCGCAAGTAGCGGTACCATGAACCGATCGGCTTGA